ACTGGGCCAAGTCGATGCGGTGGGGAAGCGGGACGACACGCTTCATCCGCCCCGTACGCTGGCTGGTGGCGTTGCTCGACGACGAGGTGCTGCCGGTACGGTTCGCCGGTCTCGAGGCCGGTCGCACCACCTCCGGTCACCGGTTCCTTTCCGGCCCGATGGAGATCGGGGCGGCTGGCGAGTATCTGGACGCGATGTGCCGGGGTCACGTGCTCGCCGACCCCGCGGAACGCGCCGAGACGGTGCGCAGGCAGATCGACGAGGCCGCCGCGTCGCTCGGCGCCACGGCGGTGGTGCCCGAGAAGACCTTCGCCGAGGTCGTGAACCTCGTGGAGTTCCCCACCGTGGGTATCGGCCGGTTCGACGAGCGGTTCCTCGCCGTTCCCCGCGAGATCGTCGAGGAGGCGATGGAGAGCCACCAGCGGTACTTCCCGGTGGAAGGACCCGACGGCGAGCTGCTCGACCGCTTCATCGTGGTGCACAACGGCGACCCGGCGCGGACCGGCACGATCGTGGCGGGCCACGAGCGCGTGATCAGGGCGCGTCTGGCCGACGCGGCCTTCTTCGTGGACGAGGATCTCGCTCACCCGCTCGAGGAATACGTGCAGCGGCTGGAGACGATCGTCTTCCACGAGAAGCTGGGTTCGCTCGGCGCCAAGGCGGCCCGCGTGGAGGCGCTCACGCGGGCGCTGGCCGAGGCCGTGGACGCACCCGCCGACGAGGCGGCGTATGCGGTGCGCGCGGCGCACCTCGCCAAGGCCGACCTCGTCACCCACGCGGTGGTGGAGTTCACGTCGCTGCAGGGCGTGATGGGCATGCGCTACGCGCTCGCCGCCGGAGAGGCCGAGGGTGTGGCCGAGGCCATCGTGGACCACTACCGTCCCCGGTTCGCCGGCGACGCGCTGCCGCGGTCGCTCGCGGGCATGCTGGTGTCGATCGCCGACAAGCTCGACACGATCGTGGGCATCTTCGCGATCGGCCAGGGTCCCACCGGCTCGGCGGATCCGTACGCGTTGCGCCGCTCGGCCATCGGCGTGCTCACGATGATGGTGGACGGCGGCGTACGCTTCGATCTGGACCGGGGCATCGCGGCCGCGCTCGCGGGCTACGTCGATGTGCTGCCGGACCTCGACCCCAACGAGACCGGGGCGACCGTGAAGTCGTTCTTCGACGGCCGGCTCGCCGTGATGCTCAAGGACCGCGGTTTCGCGTATGACGAGGTGGACGCCGTGATGGCCGTGGCCTCGGCCGATCCGGCCGACACGTTGCGCCGGATCTCGGCCCTGGCCGCGTTCCGCACCACCGAGGCCGGCGCCGACCTGTCGGTCGCGTTCCGGCGCGCCGCGAACCTTGCCGACCCCGCGGCCGGAGACGAACCGGCGCGCGAGCTCATGGGGCCGCAGGAGGACGCGCTCGCCGATGCGCTCGACCTCGCGTATCGCGATGTGGGACGGCTCATGACCGTGGAGCGCGACTACGACGCCGCGCTCGCGGCGCTGGCGGAGCTTCGCGGTCCGGTGGACGACTTCTTCGAGACGGTGCTCGTGATGGACGAGGACGAGCGGCTGCGCACGAACCGGCTCGCGATCCTGAACCGCCTCGGGGGCCTGTTCGCCGACTTCGCCGACTTCGGCAAGCTCACGGGATAGCCGGTGGCGGAGCGCCCGTACACCATCCACGTGGTATCCGACTCGCTCGGCGAGACGGGGGAGACGGTCGCGCTCGCGGCCGTCTCGCAGTTCACGCCCAACGCGTTCCGCATCGAGCGGCTGCCCAAGATCTCCAGCGCCGAGGACCTGCGCCAGATCGTGAAGGAACACTGCGGGCGCGACTGCATCTTCTTCTACACGCTCGTGGACCGGAATCTCCGCGCGGAGATGGAGCGCCTTGTGGCCAACGGCGTGATCGGCGTGGACCTGCTCGGCCCCGCGGTGAAGCTGCTCTCGGAGGTCGTGGGTTCTGCGCCGAGCGGCGAGGTGGGCCGTATCCGCCGCACCGACGAGGGGTACTTCGACCGGATCGAGGCGATGGAGTTCGCGGTCAAGCACGACGACGGACGCAATCCCGAGGAGCTCGCGCAGGCCGACATCGTGATCGTGGGCGTCTCGCGCACCTCCAAGACGCCGATCTCGATGTACCTGGCGTTCAAGGGGTGGCGCGTGGCCAACGTGCCGCTCGCGCCCGGCGTGGATCCGCCGCGGGAGCTGTTCGACCTCGATCCGCGCAAGGTCTTCGGTCTTGTCACGAGCGCGGACACTCTGCTCACGATCCGCCGGGAGCGGATGCGGGAGCTGGGTACGTATGTCCACGGGTACGCGGAACGCGAGGCGGTGGAGGCCGAGCTTGCCGAGGCGCGCAAGCTGATGCGGCGTCTCGGGTGTCTGGTGGTGCACACCGAGAACCGCGCGGTTGAGGAGTCGGCGCAGGAGATCCTGCGGCACGTCGGCGCGGTGATGGAAGTCAAGGACTGAACCGCCCGGCATAGCGTCCGCGCCGGGAGTCGGCCTGACCCGGTTTCCGGGTCCGGGCAGCCATCCTGTACGGTATTATTGTCTGCACGTTCGTCGGGGGATCCAAGGAAAGCGAGGGAGCGAGTTGGCTGACACGAAGCGCATCTACGCATTCGGCGGCGGTCAGACCGAGGGCGGCAAGGACATGAAGTTCGTGCTCGGTGGCAAGGGCGCCAACCTGGCGGAGATGGCCAACATGGGGCTGCCGGTCCCGCCGGGCTTCACGATCACCTGCCAGACGTGCATGGAGTACTACAACGCCGAACCGCCGGCGTTCCCCGAGGGTCTTGCCGAGGAGATCTCCGCCAACGTGGCGGTCCTCGAGGAGAAGATGGGCAAGAAGCTCGGCGACGACAGCGACCCGCTCCTCGTGTCGGTGCGCTCCGGCGCCGCGTTCTCGATGCCCGGCATGATGGACACGGTCCTCAACCTCGGCCTGAACGAGAAGTCGGTGCAGGCGCTCATCGCCAAGAGCGGCAACGAGCGCTTCGCGTGGGACAGCTACCGCCGCTTCATCCAGATGTTCAGCAAGGTGGTGCTCGACGCCGACGGCGACCTTTTTGAGAACGCCATCGTGAAGATGAAGCAGGACCGCGGCGTGGAGAACGACACCGAGCTCACCGCCGACGACATGAAGGAGCTTGTGGCCGACTTCAAGCGCCTCGTGGCCGAGCATGTGCCGGCCGAGGAGTTCCCGCAGCTCGCCGTGGACGGCGCGGTCGTCTTCCCCCAGGACGTCTCGCAGCAGCTGCACCTGGCGATCGAGGCGGTCTTCCGCAGCTGGAACAACCGACGTGCGCGCGACTACCGCCGCATGGAGAAGATCGACGACGACCTCGGCACGGCGGTGAACGTGCAGGCGATGGTCTTCGGCAACATGGGCGAGACCTCCGGCACCGGCGTGGGCTTCACCCGCAACGCCGCGGATGGCACCAGGGAGTACTACGGCGACTTCCTCACCAACGCGCAGGGCGAGGACGTGGTGGCCGGCATCCGCAAGACGCGGCCGATCTCCGAGCTGCCCGACGTGCTTCCCGAGGCCGGCAAAGAGCTCTATCGCGTGTTCGAGGTGCTCGAGCAGGCCTACCGCGACATGTGCGACATCGAGTTCACCATCCAGGAAGGCAAGCTCTGGATGCTGCAGACCCGTATCGGCAAGCGTACCGCCCGCGCGGCGCTCAAGATCGCGGTGGACATGGTGGACGAAGGCCTCATCACGCGCGAAGAGGCCGTGATGCGCATCAACCCCGCGCATCTCGACCAGCTCATGCATCCGCAGTTCGACACCACGGCCACCTACGACGTGCTGGCCAAGGGTCTGAACGCGAGCCCCGGCGCGGCGGTGGGCGAGGTCGTCTTCAGCGCCGATGACGCGGAGGCGGCGGCGGCCGAGGGCCGCAAGGTGATCCTGCTCCGGTGGGAGACCAACCCCGACGACCTGCACGGCATGGTGGCCGCCCAGGGCATCCTCACCAGCCACGGCGGCAAGACGTCGCACGCGGCGGTCATCGCCCGCGGGATGGGCAAGCCGGCGGTCTGTGGCGCCGAGGCGCTCAAGATCGACATGAAGGCCAAGCAGGCCACGGTGAGCGGCAAGGGCGTCGTGCTCAAGGAGGGCGACATCATCTCGATCGACGGCACGAGCGGCATCGTGGTGCTCGGTGAGGTGGCGCTCGTGCAGCCCGACGTCTCGGGCGACATGGACACCATCCTGGCGTGGTCCGACGAGTTCCGCACCACAGGTGTGCGCGCCAACGCCGACACACCTGATGACGCCGCTCTCGGCCGCACATTCGGCGCGGCCGGCATCGGGCTGTGCCGCACCGAGCACATGTTCCTCGGCGAGCGTAAGGACATCATCCAGGACTTCATCCTGGGCGAGTCGGCCGAGGTGCGGCAGCGGGCGCTCGACAAGCTGCTCGAGGTGCAGACCGAGGACTTCCTCGGCATCTTCTCGGCGATGGACGGGCTGCCCGTCACGGTGCGCCTGCTCGACCCGCCGCTCCACGAGTTCCTGGATTCGCCGCGCGACCTCGAGGTGGAGATCGTGCGTGCCGAGTGCGGTGGCGCGTCCGCGGAGCAGCTGGCGCCCAGGCGCAAGCTCCTCGCGCAGATCGACGCCATGTCCGAGGCCAACCCGATGCTCGGGCTGCGCGGGTGCCGGCTGGGCATCACGTATCCCGAGCTCTACGCACTGCAGGTGGAGGCCATCACGCGCGCGGCCTGCGAGCTGAAGAAGCAGGGCAAGGACCCGCGTCCCGAGATCATGGTGCCGCTGGTGAGCGTGAAGGCCGAGCTCGCAACGCTCCGCGAAGAGATCGAGACGGTCATCGTCCGGGTGTCGCAGGAGTGCGAGGTGGACATCATCATCCCGGTGGGGACGATGATCGAGCTGCCGCGCGCCGCGGTGTGCGCCGATGAGATCGCCGAGGTAGCCGACTTCTTCAGCTTCGGCACGAACGACCTCACCCAGACCGCATTCGGCTTCAGCCGTGACGACATCGAAAGCAAGTTCCTGCCCAAGTACCTGGAGCGCAAGGTGCTGCCGCGCAACCCCTTCGAGACGATCGACGACGGCGTGGCCAAGCTCGTGTCGATGGGTTGCGAGCGGGGCCGTTCCACCAATCCCAAGATCAAGCTCGGCGTCTGTGGCGAGCATGGCGGCGACCCCGAGAGCGTGCACACCTTCTACGGCATCGGCCTCGATTACGTGAGCTGCTCGCCGTACCGGGTGCCGCTGGCGCGGCTCGCGGCGGCGCAGGCGGCGCTCGCCGAGACCGCCCAGGGCTCGGACAACCGCTAGGACCTCGCGACGAGGGCGCCGGCCCGCACCGGCGCCCTCTTTCGCACCCGTTGGGGAGGCGATGGTGGACACGCAGGTGATGACGCGAGAGGCGTACGAGGCCGCCGAGGCCGAGCGGCTCTCGCCGCGCGCCGCGCTCTCGTCGGCATCCAGAGGCCGGGAGAGGTCCACCGGGCGCGACCCGTACCGGACCGACTACCAGCGCGACCGCGACCGCATCATCCACTGCAAGGCGTTCCGCCGGCTGTCGCACAAGACGCAGGTGTTCCTCGCGCCCGAGGGCGACCACTACCGCACGCGGCTCACGCACACGCTCGAGGTGTCGCAGATCGCGCGGTCGGTGGCCCGGGCGCTGCGGCTCAACGAGGACCTCACCGAGGCGATCGCCCTCGGCCATGACCTGGGCCACACGCCGTTCGGACACATCGGCGAGTCGGCGCTCAACGACGCGCTGAAGACCGCCAAGCGCAAGTACCCCTCTGCGCCGTATCCGTTCCACCACAACGTGCAGAGCCTGCGGATCGTGGAGTCGCTGGAGTACGAGGGCAAGGGCCTCAACCTCACGTGGGAGGTGCGCGACGGCATCCGCTGTCACACGGGTCGCAAGCGCGCATCCACGCTGGAGGGGCAGGTGGTGGCCATCTGCGACCGCGTGGCGTACGTGAACCACGACATCGACGACGCGATACGCGGCGGCGTGCTCACCGCTGAGGATCTGCCGCGCGGGCCGGTCGACGTGCTCGGCGGCACCATCAACGAGCGCATATCCACGATGGTCACGAGCCTGGTGGAGACCACGGCCGTCTCGGAGACGGTCACGATGGCCGACGACATCTACAAGGCGATGATGGACCTGCGGTCGTTCCTCTTCGACAACGTGTACCTCTCGCCCAACGCGAAGGCCGAGGAGCCCAAGGCCTACAACGTGGTCAAGACGCTCTTCGAGCACTACATGGCCGAGCCGGACGACCTGCCGATCGACGATCGTCCGGAGGATCCGGCCGACCTCGCGCGTGCGGTGACCGACTACGTCTCGGGCATGACCGACCGCTTCGCCATCCGCACGTACGAGAAGCTCATGATCCCCAACCGGTGGCGCGTGTAAGCGGCGTTACCGTCCTGTTGCCGCACCACACTCGTTCGGCTATCATCGCCAGAGCGCCGAGGGGGTCACGAGGGGCTCCCTGGGCTGCTTACGTATTCGCCATGAAGGGAGACGCACGTCCATGGAGCAGTGGATCGCTTGGTTCGCTCCGGTAGCGGCCGTCATCGGTTTCGGGGTGGCGCTCTACCTGGCTAACTGGGTACTCAAACAGGATCCGGGCAACGAGCGGATGCAGGAGATATCGAAGGCCACGCAAGAGGGCGCGCTCGCGTTCCTTGTCCGTGAGTACCGGGTGCTGATCGTCTTCGCGCTCGTGGTTGCGCTGATCATCGTCGTGGTACCGGCGATGCCCTGGCTGACGGCGGTGGCATTCCTTTCTGGCGCGCTGCTCTCCGCAGGCGCGGGCTACTTCGGCATGCACATCGCCACCCGGGCGAACTCACGTACCGCACAGGCCGCAACCGACGGCGTTCACAAGGCGCTCACGGTGGCGTTCCGCTCCGGCCTCACGATGGGCCTGACGGTCGCGTCGTTCGGTCTCGGCGGGCTGAGCCTGTGGATCATCTTCCTCATCATCAACGGCGATAGCCCGCAGCCCGAGGTCGTGAACGGCTTCGCCATGGGCGCCAGCTCCATCGCGCTGTTCGCCCGTGTGGGCGGCGGCATCTACACGAAGGCGGCCGACGTGGGCGCAGACCTCGTCGGCAAGGTCGAGGCGGGCATCCCCGAGGACGACCCGCGCAACCCGGCGGTCATCGCCGACAACGTGGGCGACAACGTGGGCGACGTGGCCGGAATGGGCGCCGACCTCTTCGAGAGCTTCGTGGGCTCCATCCTGGCTCCAGTGGTGCTTGCCGTGTCCCTGTGGGGCATCGCCGGCGCCGGGTTCGATTCGATCGACTTCATGTACGGCGTCACGGCGCCGCTGCTCATCGCAGCCATCGGCATCATCATGTCGATCTTCGGCCTGTTCGCTGTCCGGGCCAAGGAGGGCGGCAACCTCCATGGCGCGCTGAACATGGGCACGTACGTCGCCGCATCTTTGCAGGTCGTGGCGATGGGGCTTCTGTTCTGGCACTGGTCCACCCGCGTGGGCTCCGACCCCGCGCGCCTGTGGTTCTTCGCGGCGGTGCTGGCCGGTCTGATCGCAGGCATCGCGATCGGCAAGATCACCGAGTACTTCTGCTCCGACCACTACAGCCCGGTGAAGAAGATCGCCGAGGCTTCCGAGACCGGTGCGGCCACGAACATCATCGCGGGCCTCGGCACCGGCATGATGTCCACGGCGCTGCCGATCCTCGTGGTGGGCGCTGGCATCATCGTGGCGTTCCTCGCAGGTGATGCGGCCTACGATGGTGGCGGCATCTACGGCATCGGCCTCGCCGCGCTCGGCATGCTCTCGATCACGGCGATCACGGTGGGCGTGGACGCCTACGGTCCTGTGGCCGACAACGCCGGCGGTATCGCCGAGATGGCGCACATGGGCAAGGATATCCGCACGATCACCGACTCGCTCGACAGCGTGGGCAACACCACCGCGGCGATCGCCAAGGGCTTCGCGATCGGCTCGGCGGGTCTCACCGCCCTGGCCCTGTTCGTGGCGTTCCGCACGTCGCTCGTGGCCGGTGGTGTGGCGATCGACATGAGCCTTGAGAACCCGTATGTGATCGTGGGCCTGTTCGTCGGCGGCATGCTGCCGTTCCTGTTCGGCGCGCTCACCATGGGCGCCGTCGGACGCGCGGCGTTCTCGATGATCGGCGAGGTGCGCCGCCAGTTCAAGGAGATCCCCGGCATCATGGAGGGCACCGGCAAGCCCGACTATGCCGCGTGCGTGGACATCTCGACGAAGGCAGCGCTCAAGGAGATGGTCGTACCGGGCGCCATCGCTGTGGCCGCACCGATCGTGGTCGGTGTCATCCGGGTGGACATGCTCGCGGGCCTGCTCGCCGGCGCGCTCGTGACCGGGTTCCTGCTCGCCGTGTTCATGGCCAACGCGGGTGGCGCGTGGGATAACGCCAAGAAGTACATCGAGGGTGGCCAGCACGGTGGCAAGGGCTCCGAGGCTCACAAGGCCGCGGTCGTGGGCGACACCGTGGGCGATCCGTTCAAGGACACCAGCGGTCCGTCCATGAACATCCTCATCAAGCTGATGACCGTCGTATCGCTGGTGTTCGTGCCGCTCTTCATCGCGGTGCACGGCGGCTAGGCGCAAGGAACGCTCAAGTCGTTGCTCCCGGGTGCCGATGACGGTGCCCGGGAGCACGTCGTTACGGCGGCCGCGTATGCGCCGTGATCGAAGGCAATGCGGCATCACCCCGGGCGGGGCGCCCGCTTTCGGGTATCTATCTGTGACCGGACCGCTGGATCGGAGGTGTCATGGGACGTATCGCCGATGAGGATGTCGCGCGCGTCCGTGATGCCACCGACCTCGTGTCACTCGTCTCGGAGACCGTCGTCCTGAAGAAGAAGGGCCGGCTCTTCTGGGGCAACTGCCCCTTCCACGGCGAGAAGACCCCGAGCTTCAAGATCGATCCGTCCACGCAGTTGTGGCACTGCTTCGGGTGCAACCGGGGCGGCGACGCCTTCGGCTACGTGATGGAGGCCGAGCACCTCGAGTTCCCGGATGCCGTACGGCGGCTGGCCGAGCGCGCGCACATCGAGATCGTGGAGACCGGCGGGTCCGGCGTGCCCACGGGGCACAAGGAGCGGCTGATCGCCGCGTGCACCGAGGCCGCCGCGTACTTCCATCGGCAACTCGTGGCGGGCACCGCCTCGGGGGCCGGACAGGCCCGCGACTACCTCGCCCGGCGCGGGTTCGGGTCGGATGTGGCCAAGCGGTGGTCGCTCGGCTACGCGCCGCACGGACGTGACTCCCTGGTGCGTCACATGATCGACGCGGGGTTCACGCGCGACGAGCTCGTGGAAGCCAACCTGGCGCTCGCCGACGGCGCGTCGCTCAAGGACCGGTTCTTCAACCGCATCATGTTCCCCATCAACGACCTCCACGGCCGCACGATCGCGTTCGGCGGGCGGGTGGTGGGGTCGGGGGAGCCCAAGTACCTGAACTCCCAGGAGACGCCGGTGTTCCACAAGTCGGCCAACCTGTACGCGCTCGACCGTTCACGCAACGAGATCGTGTCCTCCGGCACCGCCGTGGTGGTGGAGGGGTACACCGACGTGATCGCGCTCCACGAGGCCGGGATTCGCACGGCCGTGGCCACGCTGGGCACGGCGCTCACCGAGCGCCACGTGAAGCTCCTCGGCAGGTTCGGGACGCGGGTGGTGTACCTGTTCGACGGCGACGAGGCCGGTCAGCGGGCGGCGCTCAGGGCCGCCGAGTTCCTGGATTGGGGCATCACGCCGGAGGCGGGGAGTTCGCGTGTCGACCTGGACGTGGCCATCATCCCTGGCGGCAAGGACCCTGCGGACCTCGTGACCACGGAGGGCGCCGAGGCGATGTCGAAGGTGATCGACGGCGCTCAGCCGCTGCTGCGCTTCACCATCGACAGGCGGCTGGAGGAGCACGATCTGGCGAGCCCCGAGGGGCGCAGCGCGGCGCTCGGGGCCGCAGCGGCCGTGCTGGCGCCGGTTCGCGGGTCGCTGCTCGCCCAGGACTACGTGATGTACATCGCCGGGCGGCTCGGCACCGAGTACGCCACCGTGGAGCGCGCGATACCCGCGAAGCGCCGGCAGCCATCGGCGGAGGCGTCCACACAGGCGGAGGCGGCGGCGCCGGAGCGCCGTCTGAGCGCCGAGGAGAAGACCGAGCGTGAGCTGGTGCGGCTGGCGGCGATCGCCCCGTCGCTCCGTGGCGAGGCACGGCTTTTGCTTGCAGAAGGTGCCGTGGGCGGGGAGAAAGCACGCGCGCTACTCGAGATCGTCACCTCGGCGGATGATGCGGTGGGCGACGATCTTTATACGCGTGTGGCCGAGACCGACCGCGAGGCCGCCGGCGTGCTCGCCGGGTGGTTGGTGGACGCGTCGGAAGACGAACAAGTAGAATACGCGTTTCGGGAAGTGGCCGCCCGCGTCAAGGAGTTCGCGCTCGGGCGTCTAATCTCTAAGAAGAAGGGCGAACTCCAGGCATTGGACCCCGCGGGTGACGCGGAGTCGTACGATCGTTTGTTCGGCGAGATCGCCGAACTGCAGCGCGAGCGGGCCGCGATCCGGGTCCGTCCGCGCGCCGGAACAGAGGTGGAGGCGGAGTAAAGCACGTGACGGCTGCATCCAAGAAGACCGCACAAGAACCCGTACGCGAGCCCGCCGGGGAGGTCGCTCCCGCGCCCGCGGAAGAGAAGCCGGCCGCCAAGAAGGCGCCCGCCAAGAGGGCGTCGGCCGCGCCGGCCAAGAAGGCACCCGCCAAGAAGCCGGCAGCGAAGGCCGAGCCCGCCGAGGAGGCTCCTGCCAAGAAGTCGCCCGCAAAGAAGCCGGCGGCGAAGAAGGCGCCCGCCAAGAAGTCGGCGGCCACGTCGGCCAAGACCGCGCCCGAGCTCGAGCTCTCGGCGGTGAAGACCCTGGCCAAGATGGGCAAGGCCAAGGGCAACCTCACCGACGAGGAGATCCAGGGAGCGCTCTCCGACATCGACCTCTCGGAAGACCAGTTCGAGAACATCTACTCGTTCTTCCAGAAGAGCGGGATCGACATCGCCGAGGAGCACGTGCCCGACGACATCGGCGACGTGCCGGATGATGCCGACGACACCAGCTCCGATGACGACGGTGACGACGAGAACGAGGAGGTGGCCGCAGTCAAGGCTATCGAGAAGCCTGCGCCGAAGGCGGCTGCCAAGCGCAAGCCACGCAAGAAGGCCGACAGCGTTGCGTCCGCGCCGCTCACGAGCGACCCGGTACGCATGTACCTCAAGGAGATCGGGAAGGTGCCGCTGCTCACGGCGCGCCAGGAGGTCGACCTCGCGATGAAGATCGAGGCCGGACTCGAGGCGGTGGCCAAGCTCGAGGAGGCAGCCGAGCAGGGCGTCACGCTGGAGCGGCAGGAGAAGCGTCGTCTCGAGCGCATCGAGCGCATCGGCGTGGAGGCCAAGAAGCAGCTCGTGGAGGCCAACCTGCGGCTCGTGGTGTCGATCGCCAAGCGGTACGTGGGGCGTGGCATGCTGTTCCTGGACCTCATCCAGGAGGGCAACCTCGGCCTGATCCGTGCTGTGGAGAAGTTCGACTACTCCAAGGGGTTCAAGTTCTCCACGTACGCCACGTGGTGGATCCGTCAGGCCATCACCCGCGCGATCGCCGACCAGGCGCGCACGATCCGCATCCCGGTGCACATGGTGGAGACCATCAACAAGCTCATACGCATCCAGCGTCAGCTGCTGCAGGAGCTGGGGCGCGAGCCCACCCCCGAGGAGATCGGGGAGAAGATGGAGATGACCGCCGAGCGCGTGCGCGAGATCCTCAAGATCTCCCAGGAGCCGGTGTCCCTCGAGACGCCGATCGGCGAGGAGGAGGATTCGCAGCTCGGCGACTTCATCGAGGACGGCGAGGCCGTGGTCCCGCCGGACGCCGCGAGCTTCTCGATGCTGCAGGAGCAGTTGGCCAAGGTGCTCGATTCGCTCTCGGAGCGCGAGCGCAAGGTGATCGAACTGCGCTTCGGGCTCGAAGACGGCCACCCGCGCACGCTTGAAGAGGTCGGGCGCGAGTTCGGCGTCACACGCGAGCGCATCCGCCAGATCGAGTCCAAGA
Above is a window of Anaerosoma tenue DNA encoding:
- a CDS encoding pyruvate, water dikinase regulatory protein is translated as MAERPYTIHVVSDSLGETGETVALAAVSQFTPNAFRIERLPKISSAEDLRQIVKEHCGRDCIFFYTLVDRNLRAEMERLVANGVIGVDLLGPAVKLLSEVVGSAPSGEVGRIRRTDEGYFDRIEAMEFAVKHDDGRNPEELAQADIVIVGVSRTSKTPISMYLAFKGWRVANVPLAPGVDPPRELFDLDPRKVFGLVTSADTLLTIRRERMRELGTYVHGYAEREAVEAELAEARKLMRRLGCLVVHTENRAVEESAQEILRHVGAVMEVKD
- the dnaG gene encoding DNA primase, with the translated sequence MGRIADEDVARVRDATDLVSLVSETVVLKKKGRLFWGNCPFHGEKTPSFKIDPSTQLWHCFGCNRGGDAFGYVMEAEHLEFPDAVRRLAERAHIEIVETGGSGVPTGHKERLIAACTEAAAYFHRQLVAGTASGAGQARDYLARRGFGSDVAKRWSLGYAPHGRDSLVRHMIDAGFTRDELVEANLALADGASLKDRFFNRIMFPINDLHGRTIAFGGRVVGSGEPKYLNSQETPVFHKSANLYALDRSRNEIVSSGTAVVVEGYTDVIALHEAGIRTAVATLGTALTERHVKLLGRFGTRVVYLFDGDEAGQRAALRAAEFLDWGITPEAGSSRVDLDVAIIPGGKDPADLVTTEGAEAMSKVIDGAQPLLRFTIDRRLEEHDLASPEGRSAALGAAAAVLAPVRGSLLAQDYVMYIAGRLGTEYATVERAIPAKRRQPSAEASTQAEAAAPERRLSAEEKTERELVRLAAIAPSLRGEARLLLAEGAVGGEKARALLEIVTSADDAVGDDLYTRVAETDREAAGVLAGWLVDASEDEQVEYAFREVAARVKEFALGRLISKKKGELQALDPAGDAESYDRLFGEIAELQRERAAIRVRPRAGTEVEAE
- the ppdK gene encoding pyruvate, phosphate dikinase, whose amino-acid sequence is MADTKRIYAFGGGQTEGGKDMKFVLGGKGANLAEMANMGLPVPPGFTITCQTCMEYYNAEPPAFPEGLAEEISANVAVLEEKMGKKLGDDSDPLLVSVRSGAAFSMPGMMDTVLNLGLNEKSVQALIAKSGNERFAWDSYRRFIQMFSKVVLDADGDLFENAIVKMKQDRGVENDTELTADDMKELVADFKRLVAEHVPAEEFPQLAVDGAVVFPQDVSQQLHLAIEAVFRSWNNRRARDYRRMEKIDDDLGTAVNVQAMVFGNMGETSGTGVGFTRNAADGTREYYGDFLTNAQGEDVVAGIRKTRPISELPDVLPEAGKELYRVFEVLEQAYRDMCDIEFTIQEGKLWMLQTRIGKRTARAALKIAVDMVDEGLITREEAVMRINPAHLDQLMHPQFDTTATYDVLAKGLNASPGAAVGEVVFSADDAEAAAAEGRKVILLRWETNPDDLHGMVAAQGILTSHGGKTSHAAVIARGMGKPAVCGAEALKIDMKAKQATVSGKGVVLKEGDIISIDGTSGIVVLGEVALVQPDVSGDMDTILAWSDEFRTTGVRANADTPDDAALGRTFGAAGIGLCRTEHMFLGERKDIIQDFILGESAEVRQRALDKLLEVQTEDFLGIFSAMDGLPVTVRLLDPPLHEFLDSPRDLEVEIVRAECGGASAEQLAPRRKLLAQIDAMSEANPMLGLRGCRLGITYPELYALQVEAITRAACELKKQGKDPRPEIMVPLVSVKAELATLREEIETVIVRVSQECEVDIIIPVGTMIELPRAAVCADEIAEVADFFSFGTNDLTQTAFGFSRDDIESKFLPKYLERKVLPRNPFETIDDGVAKLVSMGCERGRSTNPKIKLGVCGEHGGDPESVHTFYGIGLDYVSCSPYRVPLARLAAAQAALAETAQGSDNR
- the glyS gene encoding glycine--tRNA ligase subunit beta, with the protein product MSRTLLFEIGVEEVPSAPLYDAVSQLKERAAKALGDARLGYDTIEAYGSPRRLALVVTGLAGRQDDLSLTVKGPAVKAAFDAEGNPTKAAEGFARSRGVAVDALEQGEIDGGQYVFARVEEQGRDAAEVLPGVLEALAGDLDWAKSMRWGSGTTRFIRPVRWLVALLDDEVLPVRFAGLEAGRTTSGHRFLSGPMEIGAAGEYLDAMCRGHVLADPAERAETVRRQIDEAAASLGATAVVPEKTFAEVVNLVEFPTVGIGRFDERFLAVPREIVEEAMESHQRYFPVEGPDGELLDRFIVVHNGDPARTGTIVAGHERVIRARLADAAFFVDEDLAHPLEEYVQRLETIVFHEKLGSLGAKAARVEALTRALAEAVDAPADEAAYAVRAAHLAKADLVTHAVVEFTSLQGVMGMRYALAAGEAEGVAEAIVDHYRPRFAGDALPRSLAGMLVSIADKLDTIVGIFAIGQGPTGSADPYALRRSAIGVLTMMVDGGVRFDLDRGIAAALAGYVDVLPDLDPNETGATVKSFFDGRLAVMLKDRGFAYDEVDAVMAVASADPADTLRRISALAAFRTTEAGADLSVAFRRAANLADPAAGDEPARELMGPQEDALADALDLAYRDVGRLMTVERDYDAALAALAELRGPVDDFFETVLVMDEDERLRTNRLAILNRLGGLFADFADFGKLTG
- a CDS encoding sodium-translocating pyrophosphatase, giving the protein MEQWIAWFAPVAAVIGFGVALYLANWVLKQDPGNERMQEISKATQEGALAFLVREYRVLIVFALVVALIIVVVPAMPWLTAVAFLSGALLSAGAGYFGMHIATRANSRTAQAATDGVHKALTVAFRSGLTMGLTVASFGLGGLSLWIIFLIINGDSPQPEVVNGFAMGASSIALFARVGGGIYTKAADVGADLVGKVEAGIPEDDPRNPAVIADNVGDNVGDVAGMGADLFESFVGSILAPVVLAVSLWGIAGAGFDSIDFMYGVTAPLLIAAIGIIMSIFGLFAVRAKEGGNLHGALNMGTYVAASLQVVAMGLLFWHWSTRVGSDPARLWFFAAVLAGLIAGIAIGKITEYFCSDHYSPVKKIAEASETGAATNIIAGLGTGMMSTALPILVVGAGIIVAFLAGDAAYDGGGIYGIGLAALGMLSITAITVGVDAYGPVADNAGGIAEMAHMGKDIRTITDSLDSVGNTTAAIAKGFAIGSAGLTALALFVAFRTSLVAGGVAIDMSLENPYVIVGLFVGGMLPFLFGALTMGAVGRAAFSMIGEVRRQFKEIPGIMEGTGKPDYAACVDISTKAALKEMVVPGAIAVAAPIVVGVIRVDMLAGLLAGALVTGFLLAVFMANAGGAWDNAKKYIEGGQHGGKGSEAHKAAVVGDTVGDPFKDTSGPSMNILIKLMTVVSLVFVPLFIAVHGG
- a CDS encoding deoxyguanosinetriphosphate triphosphohydrolase, with the translated sequence MMTREAYEAAEAERLSPRAALSSASRGRERSTGRDPYRTDYQRDRDRIIHCKAFRRLSHKTQVFLAPEGDHYRTRLTHTLEVSQIARSVARALRLNEDLTEAIALGHDLGHTPFGHIGESALNDALKTAKRKYPSAPYPFHHNVQSLRIVESLEYEGKGLNLTWEVRDGIRCHTGRKRASTLEGQVVAICDRVAYVNHDIDDAIRGGVLTAEDLPRGPVDVLGGTINERISTMVTSLVETTAVSETVTMADDIYKAMMDLRSFLFDNVYLSPNAKAEEPKAYNVVKTLFEHYMAEPDDLPIDDRPEDPADLARAVTDYVSGMTDRFAIRTYEKLMIPNRWRV